From the Martelella mediterranea DSM 17316 genome, one window contains:
- a CDS encoding ABC transporter ATP-binding protein codes for MDAMAKALRGDGISLSFGGITVLKDLDVEFRAGEITGLIGPNGAGKTSLFNCMTGAYRPQGGAITYAGESLDGLPPAARAGKGIVRSFQHVALSPDLTVLENVMIGVARNYRASWAHAFLPTARGRNEMTAMREAAMAALTELGLGQVTGKLPSELPPGMLRLVEIARAIVGKPDVLLLDEPAAGLNNSETRDLMRSLKRLVSPDLVMVVVEHDMDLVMSICDRIYVMNFGSLVTCGAPAEVRENEDVIRIYLGSDDD; via the coding sequence ATGGATGCGATGGCAAAAGCGCTTCGCGGTGACGGCATCTCGCTGTCCTTCGGCGGCATCACCGTTCTCAAGGATCTCGATGTGGAGTTTCGCGCCGGCGAAATCACAGGGTTGATCGGCCCCAACGGCGCGGGAAAGACCAGCCTGTTCAACTGCATGACCGGCGCCTATCGACCCCAGGGCGGCGCGATCACCTATGCCGGCGAGAGCCTTGACGGCCTGCCGCCGGCGGCGCGCGCCGGCAAGGGTATCGTGCGCAGCTTCCAGCATGTGGCGCTGAGCCCCGATCTCACCGTGCTGGAAAACGTGATGATCGGCGTTGCCCGCAACTATCGCGCCAGCTGGGCCCATGCCTTCCTGCCGACAGCGCGCGGGCGCAACGAGATGACGGCGATGCGCGAGGCCGCGATGGCGGCGCTCACCGAACTCGGCCTTGGCCAGGTCACCGGCAAACTGCCCTCGGAGCTGCCGCCCGGCATGCTGCGCCTCGTCGAGATCGCCCGCGCGATCGTCGGCAAGCCGGATGTGCTGCTGCTGGACGAGCCGGCGGCCGGGCTCAACAACTCGGAAACGCGCGATCTGATGCGCAGCCTCAAGCGTCTGGTCTCGCCCGATCTGGTCATGGTCGTGGTCGAGCATGACATGGACCTCGTGATGTCGATCTGCGACCGGATCTACGTCATGAATTTCGGTTCGCTCGTCACCTGCGGCGCGCCGGCAGAGGTGCGTGAAAACGAGGATGTGATCCGTATCTATCTGGGGAGCGACGATGACTGA
- a CDS encoding branched-chain amino acid ABC transporter permease, whose amino-acid sequence MSDHPASLQNERILPARLALRSDMLNLALIAVLLVLPFLLGGSWVFSLGLCFANAIGVLSVSVLVRYGGEVSIGHTFFAAVGAYSVAVLDTRYGLSVLFSLPLALALGVVSGIAFAWPSRKLSGIYLAVSTMALALAVPELINNMDGLTGGYEGLYVATPAVPGIPMGLQRYYVALLVLAAAVYGVSRLRNSRQGLVLLLSKTHPAAADAFGTRQVWARVAVMGISGGIAALCGAMLGFAGSTVSPSGFTFWSAIFLLVGSVVSFYGLTLWRALLGGAFLTLVPQLLSSSGAWIPVFYGVALLAMILAGHYLPRLRAIAAKRKGDE is encoded by the coding sequence GTGTCTGATCATCCCGCAAGCCTGCAAAACGAACGTATCCTGCCGGCCCGCCTTGCGCTCAGAAGCGACATGCTGAACCTCGCGCTGATCGCGGTGCTGCTGGTTCTGCCCTTCCTGCTCGGCGGGTCCTGGGTGTTTTCGCTCGGCCTGTGCTTCGCCAACGCCATCGGCGTGCTGTCGGTCAGCGTCCTGGTGCGCTATGGCGGCGAGGTCTCGATCGGCCATACCTTCTTTGCCGCCGTCGGCGCTTATTCCGTTGCCGTGCTGGACACGCGCTACGGCCTTTCGGTGCTGTTCAGCCTCCCGCTGGCGCTGGCGCTTGGCGTCGTCAGCGGCATTGCCTTTGCCTGGCCATCGCGCAAGCTGTCGGGCATCTACCTTGCCGTCTCGACCATGGCGCTGGCGCTTGCCGTGCCGGAACTGATCAACAATATGGACGGGCTGACCGGCGGCTATGAAGGGCTTTATGTGGCAACGCCTGCCGTGCCCGGCATCCCGATGGGGCTGCAACGTTATTATGTCGCTCTCCTGGTGCTTGCGGCTGCCGTCTACGGCGTGTCGCGGCTGCGCAATTCGCGTCAGGGTCTTGTGCTGCTTCTGTCGAAAACCCATCCGGCTGCCGCCGATGCCTTCGGCACGCGGCAGGTCTGGGCGCGGGTGGCGGTCATGGGCATCAGCGGCGGCATCGCCGCGCTTTGCGGCGCCATGCTCGGCTTTGCCGGCTCGACGGTCAGCCCCAGCGGCTTCACTTTCTGGTCGGCGATCTTTCTGCTGGTCGGTTCCGTCGTCAGTTTCTACGGCCTCACTCTGTGGCGGGCCCTGCTCGGCGGTGCGTTCCTGACGCTGGTGCCGCAATTGCTGTCGTCCTCGGGTGCGTGGATACCGGTGTTTTACGGCGTGGCCCTGCTCGCGATGATCCTCGCCGGCCACTACCTGCCGCGGCTTCGCGCGATTGCGGCCAAGCGAAAGGGAGACGAGTGA
- a CDS encoding branched-chain amino acid ABC transporter permease, whose translation MSDIFRDLFPLLWSGMITGCLYALGALGLVMIFKSSRVVNFSHGNVAGFAAFLIYGFSSGALMQLSWGAAVLLAILAVIAIACLTYAVIAPLVFESDLTATIATLGIGLIAQGATLLIFGADIVSLDLPVPRFGMSVLGLFITGYDLTVLAVAVITIAILFFVVDFTKLGVAFRAISVNPFAAEVCGLNLRSVHLFSWIVAAVLGVVGALLIVPTTFLSVTTVASFMLQAFAAAVIGGFASLPGALVGGILIGVLMNLFTFYVSPEFSSTFLLGVILLALNIFPNGILARVGGSRV comes from the coding sequence ATGAGCGATATCTTTCGCGACCTCTTTCCGCTGCTCTGGTCGGGCATGATCACCGGCTGCCTTTATGCGCTCGGCGCGCTCGGGCTGGTGATGATCTTCAAATCGTCGCGCGTGGTCAATTTCAGCCACGGCAATGTCGCTGGCTTCGCCGCCTTCCTGATCTACGGTTTTTCAAGCGGCGCGCTGATGCAGCTGAGCTGGGGCGCGGCGGTGCTGCTTGCCATTCTGGCGGTCATCGCGATTGCCTGCCTCACCTATGCGGTGATTGCGCCGCTGGTGTTCGAGAGCGATCTCACCGCCACCATCGCGACGCTCGGCATCGGCCTGATCGCGCAGGGCGCGACGCTTCTCATCTTCGGGGCCGATATCGTCAGTCTCGACCTGCCGGTGCCGCGTTTCGGCATGTCGGTGCTGGGCCTGTTTATTACCGGCTATGACCTGACGGTGCTTGCGGTTGCCGTTATCACCATCGCGATTTTGTTTTTCGTGGTCGATTTCACCAAGCTCGGCGTGGCCTTTAGGGCGATCTCGGTCAATCCGTTCGCGGCGGAAGTCTGCGGCCTCAATCTGCGCTCCGTCCATCTGTTTTCGTGGATCGTCGCGGCGGTGCTCGGCGTGGTCGGCGCGCTTCTGATCGTGCCGACCACGTTTCTGAGCGTCACCACGGTCGCTTCCTTCATGCTGCAGGCCTTTGCCGCGGCCGTCATCGGTGGCTTCGCCAGCCTGCCGGGCGCGCTGGTCGGCGGCATCCTCATCGGCGTTTTGATGAACCTTTTCACCTTCTATGTCTCGCCGGAGTTCTCCAGCACATTCTTGTTGGGCGTCATCCTTCTGGCGCTGAACATCTTTCCGAACGGTATTCTGGCCCGTGTAGGAGGCAGCCGTGTCTGA
- a CDS encoding NAD(P)-dependent oxidoreductase, which yields MSNNETIGFIGLGVMGGPMCANMARKHDGKVLAFDLSEAALKAVEDAGAERVGSVKALAEQADVIFLSLPGGPQVDAVAGEIAAASGRCSLVVDLSTTPVATARKVAADLAAHNIGFADAPVARTREAAQKGALAIMVGASDAVYQRIRPMLDYIATDVTHGGDVGAGQVLKLVNNMLVFANTVALAEMIVLGEKAGVAADVLLDAVSKGSGDSFVLRNHGMKAMLPREFPDKAFSPEYVLKDISYVFELAQQSGVALPSAAAARRYYEVATTTDLSGRYFPGVIELVERGVMASDKGEAE from the coding sequence ATGAGCAACAACGAGACGATCGGATTTATCGGACTTGGCGTCATGGGCGGGCCCATGTGCGCCAATATGGCGCGCAAACATGACGGCAAGGTTCTCGCCTTCGACCTGTCCGAGGCGGCGCTGAAGGCCGTCGAGGACGCCGGCGCCGAGCGTGTCGGCTCGGTGAAGGCGCTTGCCGAACAAGCGGACGTGATCTTCCTGTCGCTGCCCGGTGGGCCGCAGGTCGACGCTGTCGCAGGCGAGATCGCAGCGGCCTCGGGCCGGTGCTCGCTGGTCGTCGACCTGTCGACCACGCCGGTGGCGACCGCCCGCAAGGTGGCGGCCGACCTTGCCGCGCATAATATCGGTTTCGCCGATGCCCCCGTCGCCCGCACCCGCGAGGCCGCGCAAAAGGGCGCGCTTGCGATCATGGTCGGCGCTTCCGATGCCGTCTACCAGCGCATCCGGCCGATGCTCGACTATATCGCGACCGACGTCACCCATGGCGGCGATGTCGGCGCGGGCCAGGTGCTGAAACTGGTCAACAACATGCTGGTCTTCGCCAACACCGTGGCGCTCGCCGAGATGATCGTGCTCGGCGAAAAGGCGGGCGTTGCCGCCGATGTGTTGCTGGACGCGGTCTCCAAGGGATCGGGCGACAGCTTCGTGCTGCGCAATCACGGCATGAAGGCGATGCTGCCGCGTGAATTTCCAGACAAGGCGTTTTCGCCGGAATATGTGCTGAAGGATATTTCCTACGTTTTCGAACTGGCGCAGCAATCCGGCGTGGCGCTGCCCTCAGCCGCCGCGGCGCGGCGTTACTATGAGGTCGCGACCACGACCGACCTGTCAGGACGCTATTTCCCCGGCGTGATCGAACTGGTGGAGCGCGGCGTCATGGCGAGCGACAAGGGAGAGGCCGAATGA
- a CDS encoding SDR family NAD(P)-dependent oxidoreductase, translating to MSLIPVSAPARMDGKIAFVTGAAGGIGRATTLALAEAGATVIATDIADKAEFDHPAVSYRRYDVTSREETDALVADIRATHGRIDALVLCAGTISHRPLGESTDEEWRAILDVNLMGVVNPVRAVFPVMAEQGMGKMVALGSIAAKIGGVASGPSYVAAKSAVHGLMKWVAKAGASQGVYASIIAPGPVETPMWETVTQRAAPSANGNVPLGRFGQPEDIAQAILFLCSPASNWITGTVLDVNGGMLMD from the coding sequence ATGTCCCTGATACCAGTCAGCGCCCCGGCGCGGATGGACGGAAAGATCGCATTTGTAACCGGCGCTGCCGGCGGCATCGGCCGCGCCACGACGCTGGCGCTTGCCGAAGCGGGCGCGACGGTGATCGCAACAGATATTGCCGATAAGGCCGAATTCGATCATCCGGCGGTCAGCTATCGCCGCTACGACGTCACCTCGCGCGAAGAAACGGATGCGCTGGTCGCTGATATCCGCGCGACCCATGGCCGTATCGATGCGCTCGTTCTGTGCGCCGGCACGATCTCGCACCGTCCGCTCGGCGAAAGCACCGATGAGGAATGGCGCGCGATCCTCGACGTCAATCTGATGGGCGTCGTCAATCCGGTGCGGGCGGTGTTTCCGGTCATGGCCGAGCAGGGCATGGGCAAGATGGTTGCGCTCGGTTCGATTGCCGCCAAGATCGGCGGCGTTGCCTCCGGCCCGTCCTATGTGGCGGCGAAATCGGCGGTTCATGGGCTGATGAAATGGGTCGCCAAGGCGGGCGCATCGCAGGGCGTTTATGCCAGCATCATCGCGCCAGGGCCGGTGGAAACGCCGATGTGGGAAACTGTGACCCAGCGCGCGGCGCCGTCCGCCAACGGCAATGTGCCGCTCGGCCGTTTCGGTCAGCCGGAAGATATCGCCCAGGCCATCCTGTTCCTGTGCTCGCCCGCCTCCAACTGGATCACCGGTACCGTTCTCGACGTGAACGGCGGCATGTTGATGGATTGA
- a CDS encoding ABC transporter substrate-binding protein codes for MFSSLRRAASAAAIGAVLLSAGPLAAADPGIDAENKVVTIGAFTPVTGPVPFYATLTHAAEAYYKNLNDNGGIDGWTVNYITKDDGYEPARSVAVTRQMVEDDGIFALSAPIGTATNVAVLPYAREVDLPVVGPIGGASAFFVEPTVFPLLPDYGWSAASNAEYAIKTLGHEKIALLWENDELGKSAKRGFDTYMADLGLEPAESIPFDVKTTSFSPHIRRVANSGADAVILFGSNANLAAALKAADLQGLDVDWFAPFFTADPSTFKLAGDLLDGVYFSSWLLPVSSDVPDIAAYRESIEKYYPDDPVGVFGLNGWSNAAIFHKGFEALLASGNELTRENLIAALETLKDADVGGAKGVTFEPGDHRGTRQEGIIQAKGDSFELVQPFRPYPAVVFDAKPE; via the coding sequence ATGTTTTCGAGTTTGAGAAGGGCGGCTTCTGCCGCTGCCATTGGCGCAGTGCTGTTGTCCGCGGGGCCGCTGGCCGCCGCCGATCCCGGTATTGATGCGGAAAACAAGGTTGTCACGATCGGCGCGTTCACGCCGGTCACGGGGCCGGTGCCGTTCTATGCCACTTTGACCCATGCCGCCGAGGCCTATTACAAGAACCTCAACGACAATGGTGGTATTGACGGCTGGACCGTCAATTACATCACCAAGGACGATGGCTACGAGCCCGCGCGCTCGGTCGCCGTTACCCGGCAGATGGTCGAGGACGACGGCATCTTTGCCCTGTCCGCGCCGATCGGAACGGCAACCAATGTCGCCGTTCTGCCTTATGCGCGGGAGGTTGATCTGCCCGTGGTCGGGCCGATCGGCGGCGCCAGCGCCTTCTTCGTCGAGCCGACCGTGTTTCCGCTGCTGCCGGATTATGGCTGGTCGGCGGCATCCAATGCCGAATATGCGATCAAGACGCTCGGTCATGAAAAGATCGCGCTTCTCTGGGAGAACGACGAACTCGGCAAATCGGCGAAGCGCGGCTTCGACACCTATATGGCCGACCTCGGCCTGGAGCCGGCCGAATCCATTCCCTTCGACGTGAAGACCACGAGCTTCAGCCCGCATATCCGCCGCGTCGCCAATTCCGGCGCGGATGCGGTGATCCTGTTCGGCTCCAACGCCAATCTGGCGGCCGCGCTGAAGGCTGCTGACCTGCAGGGGCTAGATGTTGACTGGTTCGCGCCGTTCTTCACCGCTGATCCGTCGACCTTCAAGCTGGCCGGCGATCTGCTGGATGGCGTCTACTTCTCGTCCTGGCTGCTGCCGGTCAGTTCCGATGTGCCGGATATCGCCGCTTACCGGGAGTCCATCGAGAAGTACTACCCCGACGATCCGGTTGGCGTGTTCGGCCTCAATGGCTGGAGCAATGCGGCGATCTTCCACAAGGGCTTCGAGGCGCTTCTGGCCTCCGGCAACGAACTGACCCGCGAAAACCTGATCGCGGCGCTGGAGACGCTGAAGGATGCCGATGTCGGCGGCGCGAAGGGCGTGACCTTCGAGCCGGGCGACCACCGCGGCACCCGCCAGGAGGGCATCATCCAGGCCAAGGGCGACAGCTTCGAGCTGGTGCAGCCGTTCCGGCCCTATCCCGCCGTGGTCTTCGACGCCAAGCCTGAGTGA
- a CDS encoding CaiB/BaiF CoA transferase family protein produces MESGVLTGKKVLELGSMIAAPFATHILQQLGATVIKIEPPAGETTRKLVRGGPSGSYLAFNRGKKSLCLDLQSDQGREVFNRLVADCDIILHNLSPSAARKLGATYQDCIRLNPDIIFCHIKGYGEGPLAEEVASNPIAEAATGVMFSNRVDGRPSRLGPSYHDQFAGCYAVIAVLSALLSDDPAKRNIELGLYETGLHIAARDLLGVQLKSQLLGRPETEPSAEFSIPGYGAYETRDGRWVYLVMLTDDHWRKFCAAAGIAPDPALAGLRDRRRERPRVEKLVADAVAAHDFEALTAKLARHGVGFTEILSTDRVLDAPQAMAGDKLSEFGFGDYDFTTPDFPLPSLLRTEGRADAPPLLGEDTSEILRKLGYEEDTVQAMIAAGAALEANREQPLWSRPKAQAEKGGSE; encoded by the coding sequence ATGGAAAGCGGCGTATTGACGGGCAAGAAGGTTCTGGAACTGGGCAGCATGATCGCAGCCCCCTTCGCCACGCACATTCTTCAGCAGCTGGGCGCAACGGTGATCAAGATCGAACCGCCGGCCGGCGAAACCACCCGCAAGCTGGTGCGCGGCGGTCCGAGCGGCAGCTATCTTGCCTTCAACCGCGGCAAGAAGAGCCTGTGCCTCGACCTTCAGTCGGATCAGGGGCGCGAGGTCTTCAACCGGCTGGTGGCGGATTGCGACATCATCCTTCACAACCTTTCGCCATCCGCGGCCCGCAAGCTCGGCGCGACCTATCAGGATTGCATCAGGCTCAATCCCGACATCATTTTCTGCCACATCAAGGGCTATGGCGAGGGCCCGCTTGCCGAAGAGGTGGCGTCGAACCCGATCGCCGAAGCGGCGACGGGCGTGATGTTTTCCAACCGCGTCGATGGTCGCCCGTCCCGGCTCGGCCCCTCCTATCACGATCAGTTCGCGGGCTGTTATGCCGTGATCGCCGTTCTCTCGGCGCTGCTGTCTGACGACCCCGCCAAGCGCAATATCGAACTCGGCCTTTACGAGACCGGGCTGCACATCGCCGCGCGCGACCTCCTCGGCGTCCAGCTCAAGTCGCAGCTTCTCGGCCGGCCGGAGACCGAACCCTCGGCGGAATTCAGCATTCCCGGCTACGGCGCATACGAGACCCGCGACGGACGATGGGTCTATCTCGTGATGCTGACCGATGACCACTGGCGCAAGTTCTGCGCCGCGGCGGGCATTGCTCCCGATCCCGCGCTTGCCGGCCTGCGCGACCGCAGACGCGAGCGTCCGCGCGTCGAAAAACTGGTGGCCGACGCGGTTGCCGCGCATGATTTCGAGGCGCTGACGGCAAAACTCGCCAGACATGGCGTCGGCTTCACCGAGATCCTGTCCACCGACAGGGTGCTGGATGCACCGCAGGCCATGGCCGGCGACAAGCTCTCGGAATTCGGCTTCGGCGACTATGATTTCACCACGCCCGATTTCCCGCTCCCGTCGCTTCTGCGCACCGAAGGCCGCGCCGACGCCCCACCTCTTCTTGGCGAGGACACGAGCGAGATCCTGAGAAAACTTGGTTACGAAGAAGACACGGTCCAAGCCATGATTGCGGCAGGTGCCGCCCTGGAAGCTAACCGGGAACAGCCCCTCTGGTCCAGGCCGAAGGCCCAGGCCGAAAAAGGCGGATCCGAATAA
- a CDS encoding efflux RND transporter permease subunit, producing MARFFIYRPVFAWVLAIVVMLAGVVGLSSLPIQQYPQISPTTVSIRANYTGASAQIVEASVTTVIEDAMTGLEGLLYMTSSSSPGSAQVTLTFDDSVDPDIAQVQVQNKLQLVSSQLPDTVQRSGVNVARSTSSILLVGAITSRDGRFSTPELGDILAQVIEDPVKRTPGVGSINTFGSGYAMRIWLDPMKMMQYQVTPADVTAAVAEQNTNVTVGDLGSQPAPDGQRLTLSLSSQSQFSSVDEFESILLRVDADGSTVFLGDVARIEIGQESYGMSARFNGAPSSGFAVNLATGANAVDTAAAVRATIDGLSSALPEGVEVVYPYDTSPFIEKSIGQVYATLGEAVLLVFLVILVFLQSWRATLIPVVAIPVVLLGTFAVMAATGFTINTLTMFAMVLAIGLLVDDAIVVVENVERVMEETGKNAVEATEQSMGEITSALVGIVLVLSAVFLPMAFMAGATGIIYRQFSITIVTAMVLSLGVALILTPAMCATLLKPRKHAEVRFAPARWFNVGLDRATGGYGAVVGKLVKRPFRLVLLLIALSWAVLALYEKLPSSFLPQEDQGVLLAMVQTPEGSTATQTQALVDDVERYLVEQEAATVDSVFSVLGFSFGGSGQNNAMVFIKLKEYEDRQGLGAAELVNRTNGYFYTQGRAGTVYVLQPPAIPGMGASSGFEMYLVDQSGEGQAALAAAADTLVEEVAQDGRVTSLRGNDDPFKTSLRLDIDQQKAAAFGLSISDVNSMLSVIFAGRDVNDFALGSELRPVIVQGEGFARSQPEDVELWHARNSAGEMVSFGAIAEQVWDQEPANLTRYGGTRAMQLSGAPALDVSSGDAMLAMEEMVAELPGGFGTAWTGISYQERLSGNQAPMLFALSALVVFLALAALYESWTVPLAVIMTVPIGILGAVVASLLLGQANDVYFKVGLLTTIGLAARNAILIVEFAQSLVKQGVPLLEAATRASKMRLRPILMTTFAFMLGVMPLALATGAGAGAQRSIGIGVLGGMASSAIIGIFLVAVFYVAVLSAVNTITRRCGSD from the coding sequence ATGGCCCGCTTCTTCATCTACCGCCCGGTCTTCGCCTGGGTGCTGGCGATTGTCGTGATGCTTGCCGGCGTTGTTGGTCTGTCGTCGCTTCCCATCCAGCAATACCCGCAGATCTCGCCGACAACCGTCAGCATCCGCGCCAACTATACCGGTGCTTCGGCGCAAATCGTCGAGGCCTCGGTCACCACGGTGATCGAGGATGCCATGACGGGGCTGGAAGGCCTGCTCTACATGACATCCTCGTCATCGCCGGGCAGCGCTCAGGTGACGCTGACCTTCGATGACAGCGTCGATCCCGATATCGCTCAGGTTCAGGTGCAGAACAAGCTTCAGCTCGTCTCATCGCAACTGCCCGACACCGTGCAGCGCAGCGGCGTCAATGTCGCGCGCTCCACCTCGTCGATCCTGCTTGTCGGCGCCATAACATCGCGCGATGGCCGTTTCTCCACGCCGGAGCTTGGCGACATTCTTGCGCAGGTCATTGAGGATCCGGTCAAGCGTACGCCGGGCGTCGGCTCGATCAACACCTTCGGTTCAGGCTATGCCATGCGCATCTGGCTCGATCCGATGAAGATGATGCAGTACCAGGTGACGCCTGCGGACGTGACGGCGGCCGTGGCCGAACAGAACACCAATGTCACCGTTGGCGATCTCGGCAGCCAACCCGCGCCGGACGGTCAGCGGCTGACGCTCTCACTGTCGTCGCAATCGCAGTTTTCGTCCGTTGACGAGTTCGAAAGCATTCTCCTGAGGGTCGATGCCGATGGCTCGACCGTTTTCCTTGGCGACGTGGCGCGGATCGAGATCGGGCAGGAGAGCTACGGCATGTCCGCGCGGTTCAACGGTGCGCCGTCGAGCGGCTTTGCCGTCAACCTCGCCACCGGCGCCAATGCGGTGGATACCGCCGCAGCCGTGCGCGCGACCATTGACGGCCTGTCCTCCGCGCTGCCGGAAGGGGTGGAGGTCGTCTACCCTTACGATACCTCGCCCTTCATCGAAAAATCGATCGGGCAGGTCTATGCAACGCTGGGAGAAGCCGTTCTTCTGGTGTTTCTGGTCATTCTCGTCTTCCTGCAAAGCTGGCGGGCAACGCTTATTCCGGTGGTCGCCATTCCGGTCGTGCTCTTGGGCACGTTCGCCGTGATGGCTGCAACCGGCTTTACCATCAACACGCTGACGATGTTCGCCATGGTGCTGGCGATCGGACTTCTGGTGGACGATGCCATCGTGGTGGTCGAGAATGTCGAGCGCGTGATGGAGGAGACCGGCAAGAACGCCGTCGAGGCGACCGAGCAGAGCATGGGTGAAATTACCTCGGCGCTGGTCGGCATCGTGCTTGTGCTGTCCGCGGTATTCCTGCCGATGGCCTTCATGGCGGGCGCCACGGGCATCATCTATCGCCAGTTCTCGATCACGATCGTCACGGCCATGGTGCTGTCGCTCGGCGTCGCGCTGATCCTGACGCCGGCCATGTGCGCCACGCTGCTCAAACCCCGCAAGCACGCGGAAGTACGGTTTGCGCCGGCCCGGTGGTTCAATGTCGGGCTTGACCGCGCAACGGGCGGCTATGGAGCGGTGGTCGGGAAGCTTGTCAAGCGGCCCTTCCGTCTTGTGCTGCTGCTTATCGCATTGAGCTGGGCCGTTCTGGCGCTCTACGAAAAACTGCCAAGCTCCTTCCTGCCGCAGGAGGATCAGGGTGTTCTGCTGGCTATGGTGCAGACGCCCGAGGGCTCCACGGCGACCCAGACGCAGGCTCTGGTGGATGACGTCGAGCGCTATCTGGTCGAGCAGGAAGCTGCCACGGTGGATTCCGTCTTTTCCGTGCTCGGTTTCAGCTTTGGCGGCTCGGGCCAGAACAATGCCATGGTGTTCATCAAGCTGAAGGAATACGAGGACCGGCAGGGGCTTGGCGCTGCCGAACTGGTCAACCGCACCAACGGCTATTTCTACACGCAGGGCCGCGCCGGTACGGTCTATGTCCTGCAGCCGCCGGCCATTCCCGGCATGGGAGCGTCTTCCGGCTTCGAAATGTATCTTGTCGACCAGTCCGGCGAGGGGCAGGCAGCCCTTGCTGCCGCGGCCGATACGCTTGTCGAGGAGGTTGCGCAGGATGGCCGGGTTACAAGCCTTCGCGGCAATGACGATCCGTTCAAGACCTCGCTCCGGCTCGATATCGACCAGCAGAAGGCAGCCGCCTTCGGTCTGTCGATCTCGGATGTCAATTCCATGCTTTCCGTCATCTTCGCGGGCCGCGATGTGAACGACTTCGCGCTCGGCTCCGAACTGCGGCCGGTGATCGTGCAGGGCGAGGGCTTTGCCCGCAGCCAGCCCGAGGATGTGGAGCTCTGGCATGCCCGCAATTCGGCCGGCGAAATGGTCTCCTTCGGCGCCATTGCCGAGCAGGTCTGGGATCAGGAGCCGGCCAATCTCACCCGCTATGGCGGCACCCGCGCCATGCAGTTGAGCGGCGCCCCCGCACTTGACGTTTCCTCCGGCGACGCGATGCTGGCGATGGAGGAAATGGTGGCCGAGCTTCCCGGCGGCTTCGGCACGGCATGGACCGGCATTTCCTATCAGGAGCGGTTGTCGGGCAATCAGGCGCCGATGCTGTTTGCGCTCTCGGCACTGGTCGTGTTCCTGGCGCTGGCAGCCCTTTACGAAAGCTGGACGGTGCCGCTGGCAGTGATCATGACCGTGCCGATCGGCATTCTCGGCGCGGTTGTCGCCTCGCTGCTGCTCGGTCAGGCCAACGATGTCTACTTCAAGGTCGGCCTGTTGACGACGATCGGCCTTGCCGCCCGAAATGCGATCCTGATCGTGGAGTTCGCCCAATCGCTGGTGAAGCAGGGCGTTCCGCTTCTCGAGGCGGCAACGCGCGCCTCCAAGATGCGCCTGCGCCCGATCCTGATGACCACCTTCGCCTTCATGCTTGGCGTCATGCCGCTGGCGCTTGCGACCGGGGCCGGGGCGGGCGCCCAGCGCTCGATCGGCATCGGCGTCCTCGGCGGCATGGCCTCCTCGGCGATCATCGGCATCTTCCTCGTCGCCGTCTTCTATGTCGCGGTTCTCTCCGCCGTGAACACGATCACGCGACGGTGCGGTTCTGACTAG